A genomic segment from bacterium encodes:
- a CDS encoding MBL fold metallo-hydrolase, which yields MILEQISTAGDRNFGYLIADPDAKVCAVVDPSGAPQKFVERIRALDFRLQWIICTHHHSDHTSGARELKLLFDAPVALHRSAQTPHDVSLDDGQELELGKLRVRVIHTPGHTPDSICLSVPGAVLTGDTLFVGKVGGTDFGEGARRQYHSLHEKLLVLPEDTKVYPGHDVGIRPVSTIREERAQNPFLLRPDFESFVDLKRNWLAYKAQHGIQ from the coding sequence ATGATTCTTGAACAAATCTCCACCGCGGGTGACCGCAATTTTGGCTATCTGATCGCCGATCCCGATGCGAAGGTTTGTGCCGTCGTGGATCCGTCGGGAGCTCCGCAGAAGTTCGTCGAGCGCATTAGGGCGTTGGATTTCCGCTTGCAGTGGATCATCTGCACGCATCATCACAGCGATCACACGTCGGGCGCGCGCGAGCTCAAGCTACTCTTCGACGCGCCGGTCGCCTTGCATCGCAGTGCGCAGACTCCGCACGACGTTTCACTGGACGACGGGCAGGAACTCGAACTGGGCAAACTGCGCGTCCGCGTCATTCACACGCCGGGGCACACTCCCGACAGCATTTGCCTCTCCGTGCCGGGGGCGGTGCTGACCGGCGATACGCTGTTTGTCGGCAAGGTGGGGGGGACGGACTTCGGCGAGGGAGCCCGCCGCCAGTACCACAGCCTCCACGAGAAATTGCTTGTTTTACCGGAAGATACGAAAGTCTATCCGGGCCATGATGTAGGCATCCGTCCGGTTTCCACCATCCGGGAAGAACGGGCGCAAAACCCGTTCCTGCTCCGGCCTGACTTCGAGAGCTTCGTAGACCTCAAACGCAACTGGCTGGCCTACAAAGCCCAGCACGGGATCCAGTGA